In Gossypium arboreum isolate Shixiya-1 chromosome 6, ASM2569848v2, whole genome shotgun sequence, the following are encoded in one genomic region:
- the LOC108485313 gene encoding cysteine-rich receptor-like protein kinase 14 has product MWVQVTALSLILSYLLISITLIEALLISFDIGNFSMNSEYGKNRDLILASLPSNVSTKGGFLTTSIGQNSNKVYTLAICRGDSSPYACYECIYRSIHNLVTSCPNQKEALSYARSLCHVHYSDRSFYGTLELEPVRQALIMTTSRRT; this is encoded by the coding sequence ATGTGGGTTCAAGTTACAGCTCTTTCTTTAATTCTCTCCTATCTCCTCATCAGCATTACTCTTATTGAGGCTCTCCTAATAAGTTTTGACATTGGTAATTTCTCTATGAATAGCGAATATGGTAAAAACCGGGACCTTATTCTTGCTTCTCTCCCATCTAATGTCTCTACTAAAGGTGGTTTTCTTACTACCAGTATTGGCCAAAACTCCAACAAAGTTTACACTCTTGCTATATGCAGAGGAGACTCTAGTCCATACGCTTGTTATGAATGTATCTATCGCTCAATCCACAATCTCGTCACTAGCTGTCCCAACCAGAAAGAAGCCCTTTCATATGCGAGGAGTCTATGTCATGTACACTATTCAGATCGCTCGTTTTATGGAACCCTGGAGCTAGAACCCGTAAGGCAGGCTCTAATAATGACGACATCACGTCGAACTTAA